One window of Psychrobacillus sp. FSL H8-0483 genomic DNA carries:
- a CDS encoding SDR family oxidoreductase has product MNLGLQNKRVIVTASSKGLGKATALQFAMEGAKILLSSRNEEELKTTAEEIKAASNNQEVYYVVCDVTKEDDINRLFETASALLGGVDILVNNAGGPSPGGFSQVTDEDWNTAFEKNLLSYIRTIRLALPYMKEQNFGRIVNISSSSTKEVIDGLILSNTFRLGMVGLSKSIAREYAVNNILINTVGPGRIQTDRITELDQIAAVKKNVSINEIQAGNKQMIPAGRYGEPAEFANIIAFLCSEANTYMTGQNLVVDGGMLKAL; this is encoded by the coding sequence ATGAATTTAGGACTACAAAATAAACGCGTCATTGTGACTGCCTCAAGCAAAGGTCTAGGAAAAGCAACAGCTCTCCAATTTGCTATGGAAGGCGCAAAAATCCTCCTATCGAGTCGAAATGAGGAAGAACTGAAAACAACCGCTGAAGAAATTAAAGCAGCGAGTAACAATCAAGAAGTCTATTATGTAGTATGCGATGTGACAAAGGAAGATGACATTAATCGTCTATTTGAGACAGCAAGCGCGTTACTAGGTGGTGTCGATATTTTAGTGAATAACGCTGGCGGTCCTAGTCCTGGAGGCTTTTCACAGGTAACAGACGAAGATTGGAACACCGCATTCGAGAAAAATTTATTAAGCTATATACGTACGATTCGTTTAGCGCTCCCTTACATGAAAGAGCAAAATTTCGGGAGAATCGTCAACATTTCCTCTTCTTCTACAAAAGAAGTAATAGATGGTCTTATTTTGTCGAATACATTCCGTCTAGGGATGGTTGGACTTTCAAAAAGTATTGCTCGCGAGTATGCAGTTAATAACATACTAATAAATACTGTCGGACCAGGTCGAATTCAGACGGATCGTATTACAGAGCTTGATCAAATTGCAGCTGTAAAGAAAAACGTGTCGATTAACGAAATTCAAGCAGGAAATAAGCAAATGATTCCAGCTGGACGATATGGTGAGCCTGCTGAATTTGCGAATATTATTGCATTTTTGTGCTCGGAAGCTAACACGTATATGACTGGCCAAAACTTAGTAGTCGATGGCGGTATGTTGAAGGCCTTATAA
- a CDS encoding methyl-accepting chemotaxis protein — translation MKKWSSIPLRMKYLITTFSSFILFGIMTILLIVQVIQNQRLSDKLEISSENVESADMMRAEVASLYIAISHFAGDPLEEYDKEYEMKKESLNQLVTTATQRMAHVEWETFQKTLNGIQTTYENNLKDSVVNKENVAKRRQLQSINEKYNMLTAMLDATRKDESVNRQLIIEEMNKSQQQTIVTVIIAFLISGLFSITLLLVTNRQIKGQLSIVAASAKEISKGNLLVNPIPISTKDEIGEVSQAMNEMKTSLTSMVQMIKETAERLNEDSTLLKQYSNNTVAGTNTVQLAINESSTSMMEQREASIGIRTFLEEFSGTFGEVTEKALTLNNHATSAVKIADESADAMKIAALEASRLRTLFKSADKERLLLQERTEEIARMTTIVQSISKQTNLLALNAGIEAARSGEHGKGFAVVAEEVKKLADEVSLTANTIREISNSITLQGNDMEKVFAEGLSTSKNSANTFQLLHEKLDAIVSFIHESKNQNDHMAESILTIEHEKNESEKLIFELTRSIDENTAHMEQTVQLLSVNVQTIESLSKLVTNVSEQANNLETSTSRFIM, via the coding sequence ATGAAAAAATGGTCTAGTATTCCACTGCGAATGAAGTATTTAATAACAACTTTTAGTTCTTTTATCTTATTTGGTATTATGACGATTTTATTAATTGTGCAAGTTATTCAGAATCAACGGCTTTCCGACAAATTAGAGATATCTTCTGAAAATGTCGAAAGTGCAGATATGATGCGAGCAGAAGTTGCAAGTTTATACATAGCCATATCACATTTTGCAGGTGATCCGTTAGAAGAATACGACAAAGAATATGAAATGAAAAAAGAGAGTTTGAATCAACTAGTTACTACTGCTACTCAACGTATGGCCCATGTTGAATGGGAAACCTTTCAGAAAACATTAAATGGTATTCAAACAACATATGAAAATAATTTAAAAGACTCTGTGGTAAATAAAGAGAATGTCGCAAAGCGTAGACAGCTTCAGTCTATTAATGAGAAATATAATATGTTAACGGCTATGCTGGATGCAACAAGAAAAGATGAGTCTGTAAATCGACAACTTATAATTGAAGAAATGAACAAAAGTCAGCAACAAACAATTGTAACTGTTATTATAGCCTTTCTAATTTCTGGGTTATTTTCAATTACTTTGTTATTAGTAACGAATCGTCAAATTAAAGGTCAGCTTTCTATCGTCGCAGCTTCAGCGAAAGAAATATCAAAAGGGAATTTATTAGTTAATCCTATCCCTATTTCGACAAAAGACGAAATTGGGGAAGTCTCGCAAGCTATGAATGAAATGAAAACTAGTTTAACAAGCATGGTACAAATGATTAAAGAAACAGCAGAGAGATTAAATGAAGATAGTACATTATTAAAACAATACTCGAACAATACAGTTGCTGGCACAAACACTGTGCAACTGGCAATAAATGAATCTAGTACCAGTATGATGGAGCAAAGAGAAGCTTCCATAGGTATACGAACTTTTCTAGAGGAGTTTTCAGGTACCTTTGGAGAAGTGACAGAAAAAGCATTAACTTTAAATAATCATGCGACAAGTGCTGTTAAAATTGCAGATGAAAGTGCAGATGCTATGAAAATTGCAGCATTGGAAGCATCACGACTACGGACTTTATTTAAATCAGCGGATAAAGAACGACTTTTGTTACAAGAGCGAACAGAAGAAATTGCCAGAATGACGACCATCGTCCAATCTATATCGAAACAAACCAATTTGCTTGCTTTAAATGCTGGAATTGAAGCGGCTCGATCTGGTGAACATGGAAAAGGCTTTGCAGTTGTTGCAGAAGAAGTGAAAAAGTTGGCAGACGAGGTTTCCTTAACTGCAAATACCATTCGCGAAATTTCTAACTCTATTACGCTTCAAGGGAATGATATGGAGAAAGTGTTTGCTGAGGGTCTGTCCACTTCTAAAAATAGCGCCAATACGTTTCAATTACTGCATGAAAAATTGGACGCTATTGTTTCCTTTATTCATGAATCCAAAAATCAAAACGATCATATGGCAGAGTCTATCCTTACAATTGAGCATGAAAAGAATGAATCAGAAAAGCTAATATTTGAATTGACTAGATCTATTGACGAAAATACAGCACATATGGAACAAACCGTACAATTACTTTCCGTAAATGTCCAAACGATTGAATCTTTGTCTAAACTAGTCACTAATGTGAGCGAACAAGCGAACAATTTGGAAACATCGACATCACGTTTCATAATGTAA
- a CDS encoding PilZ domain-containing protein, whose product MQYKRNEYFRYTFGEPCEATFRLIKNASETSPQEISNKGTCKIIDISPNGLKIYSELFISIDKLKQVEINFNLDEAPLTMIGEFIWSKGKFSGYEYGVRLLGDTESEQLIISELKSRRRKEMEIKKQ is encoded by the coding sequence ATGCAGTACAAACGCAATGAATATTTTCGTTATACCTTCGGAGAACCGTGTGAGGCAACTTTTCGATTAATAAAAAATGCTAGTGAAACATCTCCACAGGAAATATCAAATAAGGGGACATGTAAAATAATTGATATTAGTCCGAATGGGTTGAAAATTTACTCAGAACTTTTTATCTCTATTGATAAATTAAAACAAGTAGAAATAAATTTCAATTTAGATGAAGCACCTCTTACAATGATTGGTGAATTTATATGGTCCAAAGGAAAATTCAGTGGTTATGAGTATGGTGTTCGCTTATTAGGGGACACTGAAAGCGAGCAATTAATCATTAGTGAACTTAAAAGTCGTCGAAGAAAAGAAATGGAAATAAAAAAACAATAA
- the leuD gene encoding 3-isopropylmalate dehydratase small subunit — MEPINEIKSVITPLNQKNVDTDQIISKEFLKRIERTGFGKYLFYHWRFDTEGNPIKDFVLNDERFKDSTILVAHENFGCGSSREHAPWSILDYGFRVVIAPSFADIFYNNCMKNGILPIKLSVEEVEAILSKEVYNVAVNLEEQKVIGEDGVVYSFDIDPYQKKMLLNGWDEISLTFQYEEHIKAYEEKVKL; from the coding sequence GTGGAGCCTATTAATGAAATCAAAAGTGTCATTACACCATTAAATCAAAAAAATGTTGATACTGACCAAATTATTTCGAAAGAATTTCTGAAAAGAATCGAGCGTACAGGATTCGGTAAATACTTGTTTTATCACTGGCGCTTCGATACTGAAGGAAATCCAATAAAAGATTTCGTCTTAAATGACGAACGATTTAAAGATTCCACTATATTAGTAGCGCATGAGAACTTCGGTTGTGGATCGTCTCGTGAGCATGCACCTTGGTCGATTTTAGACTATGGTTTCCGTGTAGTCATTGCACCAAGTTTCGCAGATATTTTCTATAATAATTGCATGAAAAATGGGATTCTTCCTATTAAATTGTCCGTAGAAGAAGTAGAAGCGATTCTTAGCAAAGAAGTATATAATGTGGCAGTTAATTTAGAGGAACAAAAAGTGATCGGTGAGGACGGAGTAGTTTATTCGTTCGACATTGACCCGTACCAAAAGAAAATGCTTCTTAATGGATGGGATGAGATTTCACTGACATTCCAATACGAAGAACATATTAAAGCGTACGAAGAAAAAGTGAAACTATAA
- a CDS encoding threonine/serine dehydratase — MATNQRGFFHHPYALQKNSELGDGFVGNSYDTVGLYRASEKVAEFVHRTPCKNSSTINELCGKKVFLKMENLQKTGSFKIRGAMNKVSQLTEAECAKGLIAASAGNHAQGVAYAGKARNVPVTIYMPIGTPAAKVNATKGYGATVKLVGQNFDEAYVAAREEQLRTGATFIHPFDDLAVIEGQATVAMEMLQQRPEIDTIIVPAGGGGLLAGTLLAVKSIRPDIRVIGVQSINSAAIAIAYKGKNDGLVPFQGKTIAEGINVKIPGKLTMNIIHSFVDDIITVTEQEIASAIIFMLEREKTLIEGAGAAAVAAVLNNRIPSIAENVGIIVSGGNFDVGKLSECQQMSIQVPLAK, encoded by the coding sequence GTGGCCACTAATCAACGAGGGTTTTTTCATCACCCATATGCTTTACAAAAAAATAGTGAATTAGGAGATGGTTTTGTTGGGAATTCATACGACACTGTAGGTTTATATCGAGCATCGGAAAAAGTAGCGGAGTTCGTTCATCGTACACCATGTAAAAATTCGTCTACCATAAATGAACTTTGTGGAAAGAAAGTATTTCTGAAAATGGAGAACTTGCAAAAAACGGGTTCATTTAAAATTAGAGGTGCAATGAATAAAGTTTCACAGCTGACCGAAGCAGAATGCGCAAAAGGCTTAATCGCGGCATCCGCAGGGAACCACGCACAAGGTGTCGCTTACGCAGGAAAAGCCCGCAATGTGCCAGTCACTATTTATATGCCAATCGGGACACCTGCTGCTAAAGTGAACGCAACAAAAGGCTACGGAGCAACGGTCAAACTTGTTGGACAGAATTTTGACGAAGCATATGTTGCTGCTAGAGAAGAGCAACTTCGTACAGGAGCAACATTCATTCATCCATTCGACGACTTAGCCGTAATCGAAGGCCAGGCAACGGTTGCGATGGAAATGTTACAGCAACGGCCGGAGATTGACACGATTATCGTGCCAGCCGGTGGAGGAGGACTTCTTGCGGGTACTTTACTTGCAGTGAAATCCATTCGTCCAGATATCCGAGTAATTGGCGTTCAATCCATTAACTCAGCTGCGATTGCGATTGCTTATAAAGGAAAGAACGATGGATTGGTTCCATTTCAAGGTAAGACGATTGCGGAAGGCATTAACGTGAAAATCCCAGGAAAGCTGACGATGAACATTATTCATTCCTTCGTGGACGACATCATCACAGTGACAGAGCAAGAAATTGCTTCGGCAATTATCTTCATGCTTGAACGAGAAAAGACACTTATTGAAGGTGCAGGAGCTGCCGCAGTAGCAGCAGTGTTGAATAATCGCATTCCATCCATCGCTGAAAACGTAGGTATTATCGTAAGCGGAGGCAATTTCGACGTTGGCAAACTATCGGAATGCCAACAAATGTCTATCCAAGTTCCATTAGCAAAATAA
- a CDS encoding VOC family protein, whose amino-acid sequence MKYQNKPYTFVELVELKVSDLERSLSYYQEIIGFKVLEKKDNKVFLTADGKTALLSLEQPANSKPKPQNTTGLYHFALLLPSRADLGAVLKHFIEINARVGAGDHLVSEALYLNDPDGNGIEIYNDRPDTEWKWNGEFVAMDTLQIDAQSILAEGANTKWVGLPEGTVMGHIHLQVADLAATEKFYNLLGFEVVTPYPGALFMATGKYHHHIGLNTWAGVGAQPAGENALGLEAFNLVYPSNEVLSTALENLNTNNISVVEENGIYITKDPSQNKIKLIVK is encoded by the coding sequence ATGAAATATCAAAATAAACCATATACTTTCGTGGAATTAGTAGAATTAAAAGTATCGGATTTAGAACGTTCTCTTAGCTATTATCAGGAGATAATCGGATTTAAAGTACTTGAAAAGAAAGACAACAAAGTATTTTTGACTGCTGACGGAAAAACAGCATTATTATCTTTAGAGCAACCAGCAAATTCTAAGCCTAAGCCACAAAACACAACAGGCTTGTACCACTTTGCACTTCTATTACCAAGTCGTGCAGATTTAGGAGCTGTATTAAAGCATTTCATCGAAATTAATGCGCGCGTTGGAGCAGGAGATCATTTAGTAAGTGAAGCATTATATTTAAATGATCCAGATGGGAACGGCATCGAAATTTATAATGACCGTCCAGATACAGAATGGAAATGGAATGGTGAGTTTGTTGCAATGGATACACTTCAAATCGATGCACAAAGCATTTTGGCAGAGGGTGCAAATACTAAATGGGTTGGCTTACCAGAAGGAACTGTAATGGGTCATATTCATTTACAAGTTGCAGATTTAGCAGCTACAGAGAAATTCTATAATTTATTAGGATTTGAAGTTGTCACTCCATATCCAGGTGCTTTATTTATGGCAACGGGTAAATATCACCACCATATCGGATTGAACACATGGGCTGGAGTAGGAGCACAACCAGCTGGGGAAAACGCTTTGGGTCTTGAAGCATTTAATTTAGTATATCCAAGCAATGAAGTGCTAAGTACTGCACTAGAAAACTTGAATACAAACAATATATCTGTAGTAGAAGAAAACGGGATCTACATCACAAAAGATCCATCTCAAAATAAAATCAAATTGATCGTAAAATAA
- a CDS encoding C40 family peptidase, which yields MNTKSMSQKVITIFVLTILLATASFVGNAEASSSVNSNELVATAKDLVGIKYRGGGTTTAGFDCSGFVGYVFDDVGINLPRTSSGMHASGTKIDRDDLISGDLVFFNTTGKGVSHVGIYIGEGKFIHSSSSKGVKIDKLNDPYYWGDRYIGAKRVADVTVAVNK from the coding sequence ATGAATACTAAATCTATGTCGCAAAAAGTCATTACTATATTTGTATTAACTATTCTATTAGCTACGGCATCATTCGTAGGAAATGCAGAAGCATCAAGCTCTGTTAATTCAAACGAATTAGTTGCAACTGCTAAAGATTTAGTAGGAATAAAATATCGTGGTGGCGGTACGACTACAGCAGGATTTGATTGCTCTGGATTTGTAGGATATGTGTTCGATGATGTAGGTATTAATCTTCCCAGAACATCGTCAGGTATGCATGCCTCGGGAACAAAAATCGACCGAGATGATTTAATATCCGGAGATCTAGTATTCTTTAACACGACAGGTAAAGGTGTCTCACATGTTGGTATATATATAGGAGAGGGCAAGTTTATCCATTCTTCCTCTTCAAAAGGTGTTAAAATTGATAAATTAAATGACCCATACTATTGGGGTGATCGTTATATTGGAGCTAAACGAGTTGCTGATGTTACAGTTGCAGTGAACAAATAA
- the secA gene encoding preprotein translocase subunit SecA gives MLGVLNKVFDLNKRELKRLEKKVNQVEALASEMEAKSDEALRAKTDEFRSRYANGETLDQLLPEAFAVAREAAKRVLGMYPFRVQVMGAAALHEGNIAEMKTGEGKTLTSTMSMYLNAIPGLGAHVVTVNEYLSARDAAEMGQLYNFLGLSVGLNLNSLSKEEKREAYAADITYSTNNELGFDYLRDNMVLYKEDKVQRPLHYAVIDEVDSILIDEARTPLIISGQANKAAALYKQANAFVRTLTKEEDYTYEESTKGVTLTDTGVEKVEKAFGIENLFDLTHVRLNHAVNQSLKAHVSMHLDVDYVVQDGEVVIVDSFTGRLMKGRRYSDGLHQAIEAKEGLEIQNESMTMATITFQNFFRMYDKLSGMTGTAKTEEEEFRNIYNMNVIAIPTNRPIMRDDRADLIYASMIGKFEAVAADIAERHKKGQPVLIGTVAIETSEIISKLLTKHGIKHNVLNAKNHEHEAEIIATAGHLGSVTIATNMAGRGTDIKLGEGVIEVGGLAVIGTERHESRRIDNQLRGRSGRQGDAGITQFYLSMEDELMRRFGSDNMRNMMSKLGMDDSQPIQSKMVSRAVESAQKRVEGNNFDSRKRLLQYDDVLRQQREIIYKERNEVLETENMRALVESMLFGAIESLVASHTSSENKADWSLKGIEDYVQANLLPEGIITQGLLADLSPEEMTEKIKEEVIRFYDAKEEEMTSERMREFEKVVLLRSIDSKWIDHIDAMDQLRQGIHLRAYGQTDPLREYQSEGFAMFEAMVDSIQEDVAKYAMKAEIRNNLEREEVAKGQAVNPKEDGAPVKKKPVRKQASVGRNDLCPCGSGEKFKNCHGAVQ, from the coding sequence ATGCTTGGTGTACTCAATAAAGTATTCGATTTAAACAAACGTGAATTAAAACGATTAGAAAAAAAGGTCAATCAAGTAGAAGCATTAGCTAGCGAAATGGAAGCTAAGTCGGATGAAGCATTACGTGCGAAAACCGATGAATTCCGCAGCCGATATGCGAATGGAGAAACTTTAGATCAGTTATTACCTGAAGCGTTTGCTGTAGCTCGTGAAGCAGCAAAACGTGTACTTGGCATGTATCCATTCCGGGTACAAGTTATGGGAGCAGCTGCTCTACATGAAGGGAATATTGCAGAGATGAAGACAGGGGAAGGGAAAACGTTAACTTCTACCATGTCTATGTATTTAAATGCAATTCCTGGCCTTGGCGCACATGTCGTGACGGTAAATGAATATTTATCTGCTCGTGATGCTGCAGAAATGGGACAACTATATAACTTCTTAGGATTGTCCGTTGGATTAAATTTAAATTCACTATCTAAAGAAGAAAAACGCGAAGCTTATGCGGCGGATATTACGTATTCGACAAATAATGAGCTTGGGTTTGATTATTTACGAGATAACATGGTGTTGTACAAAGAAGATAAAGTACAACGTCCGCTTCACTATGCTGTTATTGATGAAGTCGATTCTATTTTAATTGATGAAGCGAGAACGCCTTTAATTATTTCAGGACAAGCAAATAAGGCAGCAGCTTTGTATAAACAGGCAAATGCTTTTGTAAGAACATTAACTAAAGAAGAAGACTATACGTACGAAGAATCTACAAAGGGTGTTACGTTAACAGATACGGGTGTAGAAAAAGTAGAAAAAGCTTTTGGTATCGAGAACTTATTTGATTTAACACATGTACGTTTAAATCACGCTGTCAATCAATCCTTAAAAGCTCATGTATCCATGCATTTAGATGTGGACTATGTAGTGCAAGATGGCGAAGTTGTTATTGTTGACTCATTTACAGGTCGTCTTATGAAGGGCCGCCGTTATAGTGATGGATTACATCAAGCGATTGAAGCAAAAGAAGGCTTGGAAATTCAAAACGAGTCCATGACGATGGCTACGATTACGTTCCAAAACTTTTTCCGTATGTACGATAAACTATCCGGAATGACTGGTACCGCGAAAACGGAAGAAGAGGAATTCCGTAATATTTACAATATGAACGTTATTGCTATACCAACGAACCGTCCAATTATGAGAGATGACCGTGCGGATTTAATTTATGCATCGATGATTGGAAAATTTGAAGCTGTTGCTGCTGATATTGCAGAGCGACATAAAAAAGGTCAACCCGTATTAATTGGTACAGTAGCAATTGAAACATCTGAAATCATTTCCAAGCTGTTAACAAAACACGGTATTAAGCATAATGTATTAAATGCGAAAAACCATGAGCATGAGGCAGAAATAATTGCAACTGCTGGTCATCTTGGTTCTGTTACAATTGCGACAAACATGGCTGGTCGTGGTACCGATATTAAACTAGGTGAAGGTGTTATAGAAGTTGGAGGGTTAGCGGTAATTGGTACGGAACGACATGAGTCACGTCGTATTGACAATCAGTTACGTGGACGATCTGGTCGTCAAGGAGATGCAGGGATTACACAATTCTATCTTTCAATGGAAGATGAATTAATGCGTCGCTTTGGATCGGATAATATGCGTAATATGATGTCCAAACTTGGTATGGATGATTCCCAACCAATTCAGTCGAAAATGGTTTCTCGTGCAGTAGAATCAGCACAAAAACGTGTAGAAGGAAATAACTTCGATTCACGTAAACGTTTATTACAATATGATGATGTTTTACGTCAACAACGTGAAATTATTTATAAAGAACGTAATGAAGTGTTAGAAACAGAAAACATGCGTGCGCTAGTGGAATCCATGCTATTCGGTGCCATTGAAAGTTTGGTAGCATCCCATACAAGCTCTGAGAATAAAGCGGACTGGAGTTTGAAAGGAATAGAAGACTACGTACAAGCGAATTTATTGCCAGAGGGCATTATTACGCAAGGACTTTTAGCGGATCTATCTCCGGAAGAAATGACCGAGAAAATTAAAGAAGAAGTCATCCGTTTCTATGATGCAAAAGAAGAAGAAATGACTTCTGAACGCATGCGTGAATTCGAGAAAGTTGTATTACTTCGCTCTATCGATTCTAAATGGATTGATCATATTGATGCGATGGATCAACTACGTCAAGGTATTCACTTACGTGCTTATGGTCAAACAGATCCTCTTCGTGAATATCAAAGTGAAGGATTTGCTATGTTCGAAGCGATGGTTGATTCCATCCAAGAAGATGTTGCGAAATATGCGATGAAAGCAGAAATTCGAAACAATCTGGAACGTGAAGAAGTAGCAAAAGGCCAAGCGGTAAATCCAAAAGAAGACGGCGCGCCTGTGAAGAAAAAGCCTGTACGCAAACAAGCTTCTGTTGGTCGAAATGATCTATGTCCTTGTGGAAGCGGAGAAAAATTTAAAAATTGTCACGGTGCCGTGCAATAA
- the prfB gene encoding peptide chain release factor 2 (programmed frameshift), giving the protein MEISVVRNELDRTAGKLKDFRGSLDLENKEVRIQELEELMTFPDFWDDAQGAQKVINELNGLKGIVEQYNGLVSTQENLEMTLELIKEEPDEELQEELGSELKEFSSELGEFELQLLLSEEYDKHNAILELHPGAGGTESQDWGSILLRMYQRWADKRGFKVETIDYLPGDEAGIKSVTLLIKGHNAYGYLKAEKGVHRLVRISPFDSSGRRHTSFVSCEVMPEFNDEIQIDIRTEDLKIDTYRATGAGGQHINTTDSAVRITHLPTNSVVTCQTERSQIKNREQAMKLLKSKLYQLKIEEQEAQLAEIRGEQKEIGWGSQIRSYVFHPYSMVKDHRTNEESGNVHAVVDGEIDSFIHAYLRSKIN; this is encoded by the exons ATAGAAATCTCAGTAGTAAGAAATGAATTAGACCGAACAGCTGGAAAGTTAAAAGACTTTAGGGGGTCTCTT GACTTAGAAAACAAAGAGGTTCGTATTCAAGAATTAGAGGAATTAATGACTTTTCCAGACTTTTGGGATGATGCACAAGGTGCACAAAAAGTAATTAATGAGTTAAACGGATTAAAAGGAATTGTAGAACAATATAATGGTCTTGTATCCACACAAGAAAACTTAGAAATGACTCTGGAGCTAATTAAAGAAGAACCAGACGAAGAATTACAAGAAGAACTTGGTTCAGAACTGAAAGAATTTAGTTCTGAACTAGGAGAATTTGAATTGCAATTACTATTGAGTGAAGAATATGACAAGCATAATGCCATTTTAGAGTTGCATCCAGGTGCTGGTGGAACAGAGTCCCAAGACTGGGGTTCTATCTTACTTCGTATGTACCAACGATGGGCAGATAAACGCGGCTTTAAGGTTGAAACAATTGATTACTTACCAGGAGATGAAGCTGGTATTAAATCGGTAACTCTACTGATTAAAGGTCATAATGCTTACGGCTATTTAAAAGCAGAAAAAGGGGTACATCGTCTTGTGCGTATTTCGCCTTTCGATTCATCTGGTCGCCGCCATACATCATTCGTATCTTGTGAAGTTATGCCGGAATTCAACGATGAAATCCAAATCGACATTCGAACAGAAGATTTAAAAATAGACACATATCGTGCAACTGGTGCAGGTGGTCAGCATATTAATACGACAGACTCAGCTGTTCGTATTACCCATTTACCAACGAATAGCGTTGTTACTTGTCAAACCGAACGTTCACAAATTAAAAACCGTGAGCAAGCTATGAAACTATTAAAATCTAAGTTATATCAATTAAAAATTGAGGAACAAGAAGCGCAACTTGCGGAAATCCGTGGAGAACAAAAGGAAATTGGCTGGGGAAGTCAAATTCGTTCATATGTATTCCACCCATATTCTATGGTAAAAGATCACCGTACAAATGAAGAAAGCGGAAATGTTCATGCTGTCGTAGATGGTGAAATTGATTCATTTATTCACGCTTACTTACGCTCCAAAATAAATTAA
- the raiA gene encoding ribosome-associated translation inhibitor RaiA: MLNFNIRGENIEVTPAIREYVEGKIDKVDRYFNEEIQATANVNLKVYNDRQTKVEVTIPMKNLTLRAEERHADMYAAVDLIIDKLERQIRKYKTRVNRKSREREGLPSYFVTIEGPDAPVMQSDEEEFNIVRTKQFDLKPMDQEEAVLQMNMLGHNFFIFTDADSNGTNIVYKRSDGKYGLIETN, translated from the coding sequence ATGCTAAACTTTAACATTCGTGGAGAAAACATTGAGGTGACTCCTGCAATTCGAGAATACGTCGAAGGAAAAATCGATAAAGTGGATCGCTACTTCAACGAAGAAATACAAGCTACAGCTAACGTCAATTTAAAAGTGTACAATGACAGACAAACAAAAGTTGAAGTGACAATTCCAATGAAAAATCTTACATTGCGTGCTGAAGAACGTCACGCAGATATGTATGCGGCGGTTGATTTAATTATAGATAAGCTGGAACGTCAAATTCGCAAATATAAAACAAGAGTAAATCGAAAATCCCGTGAGCGAGAAGGCTTACCTTCTTACTTTGTAACAATCGAAGGACCTGATGCGCCTGTAATGCAATCGGATGAAGAAGAATTTAATATTGTACGTACTAAACAATTTGATTTAAAGCCAATGGATCAAGAAGAAGCTGTTTTACAAATGAACATGTTAGGCCATAATTTTTTCATCTTCACAGATGCTGATTCGAATGGTACTAATATTGTTTACAAACGAAGTGACGGTAAATACGGGTTAATTGAAACGAACTAA